The following are encoded in a window of Peromyscus maniculatus bairdii isolate BWxNUB_F1_BW_parent chromosome X, HU_Pman_BW_mat_3.1, whole genome shotgun sequence genomic DNA:
- the Zmym3 gene encoding zinc finger MYM-type protein 3 isoform X4 — translation MQPGAVTSTISMVTREPDRPNITKVPIAERFNRLVGRPCWSQYVGGLHIRPTLYPIGSLSGDGLTGKESEKPPERKRSERVRRAEPPKPEVVDSTESIPVSDEDSDAMVDDPNDEDFVPFRPRRSPRMSLRSSMAQRAGRSSMGTKMSCAHCRTPLQKGQTAYQRKGLPQLFCSSSCLTTFSKKPLGRKTCTFCKKEIWNTKDSVVVQTGSGGSFHEFCTSVCLSLYEAQQQRPIPQSGDPADATRCSICQKTGEVLHEVSNGSVVHRLCSDSCFSKFRANKGLKTNCCDQCGAYIYARPGSLGPELLFHDGQQKRFCNTACLGAYKKKNTRVYPCVWCKTLCKNFEMLSHVDRNGKTSLFCSLCCTTSYKVKQAGLTGPPRPCSFCRRSLSDPCYYNKVDRTVYQFCSPSCWTKFQRTSPEGGIHLSCHYCHSLFSGKPEVLEWQDQVFQFCCRDCCEDFKRLRGVVSQCEHCRQEKLLHEKLRFSGVEKSFCSEGCVLLYKQDFTKKLGLCCITCTYCSQTCQRGVTEQLDGSTWDFCSEDCKTKYLLWYCKAARCHACKRQGKLLETIHWRGQIRHFCNQQCLLRFYSQQNQPNLDTQSGPESLLNSQSSESKPQTASQTKVENSSTVKTPEENGNLGKIPVKTRPTPIVPTPQSLPPPATPRKNKAAMCKPLMQNRGVSCKVEMKSKGSQTEEWKPQVIVLPIPVPIFVPVPMHLYCQKVPVPFSMPIPVPVPMFLPTTLESTDKIVETIEELKVKIPSNPLEADILAMAEMIAEAEELDKASSDLCDLVSNQSAEGLLEDCDLFGTARDDVLAMAVKMANVLDEPGQDLEADFPKNPLDINPSVDFLFDCGLVGPEDVSTEQDLPRAMRKGQKRLVLSESCSRDSLSSQPSCTALNYSYGVNAWKCWVQSKYANGETSKGDELRFGPKPMRIKEDILACSAAELNYGLAQFVREITRPNGERYEPDSIYYLCLGIQQYLLENNRMVNIFTDLYYLTFVQELNKSLSTWQPTLLPNNTVFSRVEEEHLWECKQLGVYSPFVLLNTLMFFNTKFFGLQTAEEHMQLSFTNVVRQSRKCTTPRGTTKVVSIRYYAPVRQRKGRDTGPGKRKREDETILEQRENRMNPLRCPVKFYEFYLSKCPESLRTRNDVFYLQPERSCIAESPLWYSVIPMDRSMLESMLNRILAVREIYEELGRSGEEDLD, via the exons GAGATGGCCTGACTGGAAAGGAGAGTGAGAAGCCGCCTGAGAGG AAGAGAAGCGAGCGCGTTAGAAGGGCGGAACCTCCCAAGCCTGAGGTTGTGGATTCCACTGAGAGCA TTCCAGTGTCAGATGAGGATTCTGATGCCATGGTAGATGACCCCAATGATGAGGACTTTGTGCCATTCCGGCCCCGGCGCTCTCCTCGCATGTCCCTGCGCTCAAGTATGGCACAGAGGGCTGGGCGCTCTTCAATGGGCACCAAGATGTCTTGTGCCCATTGCCGGACACCACTGCAGAAGGGGCAGACGGCCTATCAGCGCAAGGGGCTGCCTCAGCTCTTCTGTTCTTCATCTTGTCTCACTACTTTCTCCAAGAAGCCCTTGGGCAGAAAGACCTGTACCTTCTGCAAGAA GGAGATCTGGAACACCAAGGACTCAGTTGTGGTACAGACTGGTTCAGGAGGCTCCTTCCATGAGTTCtgcacatctgtctgtctctctctgtatgagGCCCAGCAGCAGCGTCCAATCCCCCAGTCTGGGGATCCTGCCGATGCCACTCGCTGCAGCATATGCCAGAAGACTGGAGAG GTCCTACATGAGGTCAGCAACGGCAGCGTGGTACACCGACTCTGCAGTGATTCTTGCTTCTCCAAATTCCGAGCCAACAAGGGACTGAAAACCAACTGTTGTGACCAGTGTGGGGCTTACATCTACGCCAGGCCCGGGAGCCTTGGCCCCGAgctcctcttccatgatggtcAACAAAAGCGGTTTTGCAACACAGCGTGCTTGGGGGCATACAAGAAG AAAAACACACGTGTGTACCCATGTGTCTGGTGCAAGACCCTGTGTAAGAACTTTGAGATGCTATCACATGTGGATCGTAATGGCAAGACCAGCTTGTTCTGTTCCCTGTGCTGTACCACTTCTTACAAAGTGAAGCAGGCAGGGCTCACTG GCCCTCCCCGACCCTGCAGCTTCTGCCGCCGCAGCCTCTCTGACCCTTGTTACTACAACAAAGTTGATCGCACAGTCTACCAGTTCTGCAGCCCCAGCTGCTGGACCAAGTTCCAG cGTACTAGCCCTGAGGGGGGCATTCACCTGAGCTGTCACTACTGCCATAGCCTCTTCAGTGGCAAGCCTGAGGTCTTGGAGTGGCAG GACCAGGTCTTCCAGTTCTGCTGCCGTGATTGCTGCGAGGACTTCAAGAGGCTTCGGGGTGTGGTATCCCAGTGTGAGCACTGCCGGCAGGAGAAACTCCTGCATGAGAAACTCCGGTTCAGTGGGGTGGAGAAAAGCTTCTGCAGCGAAG GCTGTGTGCTGCTGTACAAACAAGATTTCACTAAGAAGCTGGGCTTATGCTGCATCACTTGTACTTACTGCTCCCAAACCTGCCAGCGTGGAGTCACTGAGCAACTGGATGGCAGCACCTGGGACTTTTGCAGTGAGGACTGTAAGACCAAGTACCTGTTATGGTACTGCAAG GCTGCCCGGTGCCATGCCTGTAAGCGCCAGGGGAAGCTGCTGGAAACCATCCACTGGCGTGGGCAAATCCGTCATTTCTGCAACCAACAGTGTCTGCTGCGCTTCTACAGCCAGCAGAACCAACCCAACTTGGATACCCAGAGCGGGCCAGAAAGCCTCCTGAACA GTCAGTCTTCTGAGTCAAAGCCCCAGACAGCCTCTCAAACCAAAGTGGAAAACAGCAGCACAGTGAAGACCCCAGAGGAAAACGGGAATTTGGGCAAG ATCCCTGTGAAGACTCGACCAACTCCAATTGTGCCCACTCCTCAATCCCTACCACCCCCTGCAACACCCCGAAAAAACAAAGCTGCCATGTGTAAGCCACTGATGCAGAACCGGGGAGTCTCCTGCAAGGTGGAAATGAAGTCCAAAGGAAGTCAAACAG AAGAGTGGAAGCCACAGGTGATTGTGCTGCCCATCCCAGTGCCCATATTTGTGCCAGTGCCTATGCATCTATACTGCCAGAAAGTCCCGGTGCCTTTCTCCATGCCTATCCCG GTGCCTGTGCCCATGTTCTTGCCCACTACCTTGGAGAGCACAGACAAGATTGTGGAGACCATTGAGGAGCTGAAGGTGAAGATCCCTTCCAACCCCTTGGAGGCGGACATCCTGGCCATGGCGGAAATGATCGCAGAGGCTGAAGAGTTAGACAAGGCCTCTTCTGATCTGTGTG ATCTTGTGAGCAACCAGAGTGCAGAGGGACTTCTGGAAGACTGTGACCTGTTTGGGACAGCTCGAGATGATGTCCTGGCTATGGCTGTTAAGATGGCTAATGTCTTAGATGAGCCTGGGCAAGACTTGGAGGCAGATTTCCCCAAGA ATCCTCTGGACATTAACCCAAGTGTAGACTTCCTCTTTGATTGTGGCCTTGTGGGGCCTGAGGATGTGTCTACTGAACAGGACCTTCCTCGAGCCATGAGGAAG GGTCAAAAGAGGCTGGTGCTTTCTGAAAGCTGTTCCCGGGACTCTCTGAGCAGCCAGCCTAGTTGTACTGCTCTCAACTATTCATACGGTGTGAACGCTTGGAAGTGCTGGGTACAGTCGAAATATGCCAATGGAGAAACCAGCAAGGGTGATGAGCTACGCTTTGGCC CCAAACCCATGCGTATCAAAGAGGATATTCTCGCCTGTTCAGCTGCTGAGCTCAACTATGGTCTGGCCCAGTTTGTGAGAGAAATTACTCGACCTAATGGTGAACGATATGAACCCGACAGTATCTACTACCTGTGTCTTGGCATCCAGCAG tATTTGCTGGAAAATAACCGAATGGTGAACATTTTCACGGACCTTTACTACTTGACTTTCGTTCAAGAACTCAACAAGTCTCTGAGTACCTGGCAGCCCACACTTCTCCCCAACA ATACTGTATTCTCCCGTGTGGAGGAAGAACACCTCTGGGAGTGCAAGCAGCTGGGGGTCTATTCTCCCTTTGTCCTTCTCAACACCCTCATGTTCTTCAACACTAAGTTTTTTGGACTGCAGACAGCCGAGGAACACATGCAACTCTCTTTCACTAATGTGGTACGGCAGTCTCGCAAGTGTACCACTCCTCGGGGCACCACAAAGGTGGTGAGCATCCGCTACTATGCCCCAGTCCGACAGAGGAAAGGGCGAG ACACAGGTCCTGGGAAACGGAAGAGGGAGGATGAAACTATCTTAGAGCAGCGTGAGAATCGCATGAATCCCCTCCGCTGCCCCGTCAAGTTCTATGAGTTCTATCTCTCTAAATG TCCTGAAAGCCTCAGGACTCGAAATGATGTGTTCTACCTGCAACCTGAGCGCTCCTGCATTGCGGAGTCACCCCTCTGGTATTCTGTGATTCCCATGGACCGAAGCATGTTGGAGAGCATGCTTAATCGCATTCTGGCTGTGCGTGAGATTTATGAGGAACTTGGTCGTTCTGGGGAGGAAGACCTAGACTGA